Within Micromonospora narathiwatensis, the genomic segment CGGCGTGGGATGCCGAAGTAGCGGGCGTAGCTGGTGAGGTTCTCCCGGACGGTGAGCTCCGGGTCGAGGCTGTCGAGCTGCGGACAGACGCCCAGCCGGGCCCGGATCGCCGGCCCGTCGCGGACCGGGTCCATGTCGAGGATGCGCAGCTCACCGCCGGAGGGCGGGGAAACGCAGCCGATCATCCGCATGGTGGAGGACTTGCCGGCGCCGTTCGGCCCGAGGAAGCCGAACGCCTCGCCGGGGCGCACCTCGACGTCGATGCCGTCGACGGCGGTGAAGTCGCCGAACCGCTTCACCAGCCCCCGCGCCTGGATGAGTGGTCGAGCTGTGGTCACCGGTCGACCCTAGCCGCCCGGTCCGACAACCTCGACCGGTTAACGCCCGTACCCGCCCGGACAGCCGATGGGGGCGTCGACTACGCCGAGTCACGGCCAAAGGAGCGACGACGACGAACGCCGCCATGACTTTTGCCCACCATCCTGGACAGATCATCCTCGGCCGGCCCCCGACTGCCGGAACCGCAGCTCAGCCCCGGATCCGACATTTCCGAATGAGGGTCCTAATAAGAACCGGACATGAATGACTGCCACTTCAGCTCCGTCACTCAATGCAATCACGGTCGGCAATGTTCCCCCGGATACGCGATTCGCGTATCGTGCCTGCTCGTGTCGCCCGTTCGCCCCTTCGTCGGCTCTCCCCCGAGCCGCACCGACCCGGTGCCGCAACATCGGAAAGCGCACGAGGCGCGCAAGGAACTCGGCGCGAGCTGATCCGACAAGGCCGGAGCCGGACCAACCGTCCGAGCCCGGCACCCGACCCGACCGGGAGACCCCGTGCCGCTCCCCGAACCCGCCCGCGTACGCAGGCACAGCCGGTCCGCGGACCGCACCGGCCAGCTCTGGTCGGTCCGCACCCAGTTGCTGGCGCCGATCCTGGTGGCGACGATCGGTCTGGTGGTGCTCGGCGCCACCCAGACCAACGCCGCGCTCGCCGCCTCGGCCGACGCCGACCGGGCCCGCGTGCTCGCCGGCACCGCCACCGCGACCGTACGGCTGGTGCACGAGCTGGAACGCGAGCTGGGCGAGACCTCGGCCCTGCGGCAGCGGGGCGGGGCGGCCGGCCGGCCGCTGGTCGACGCCCAGCGGCGGCGGGTGGACGCCGCCGTCGAGCGCTACCGCTCGGCCAGCGACGAGGCCCGCCGGGCCGCACCGAACCTGGCCCCCGTGCTCGACGACGCGGACGGCTACCTCGGCCAGCTCGACCCGACCCGCCAGCTGGCCCTGAACGGCGACAGCGGCGACCCGGCGTACGGGCACCTGGTCGAGTCGCTGCTCGCGGTCGCCGACGCGCTGCCGGCCCAGCTCCACGACACCGACCTGGCCAACGGGGCACGGGAGGTGGCCGCCGTGGCGGCCCAGGAACACCTGGCGTCCGTGGAACGCGGCCTGCTGCGCGAGGTCTTCGTCCGGGGTGCCCTGGCCCCCGGTGAGCTGGCCCGGCTCGGCCAGCTACGCGGCGCGGGGGAACAGCGTCAGGCCGAGTTCCTCCGGATCGCCACCGGCCCGGCGAACACCGCCTGGTACCGCCTGATCGACGGTTCCGACGTCGCGACGGCCCGCCGGATGCGGAACGACGTGCTGGAGACCGACGGCGGGCCGGAGGCACTGAAGACCGACGGCGACGCCTGGTACGTGGCGCAGAGCGGCACCATCCGCCGGTACAACCTGCTCGGCCGGGAACTCTCCGAGGACCTCGACCGGGACGCCGCCGCGCTGGCCCGCACCGCCCGGCAGCGGGCCCTGCTGACCGGCGGGGCGACCAGCACCGTCGCGCTCGCCTCGCTGGTCACCGCCGTGCTGCTGGCGGTGCGGACCAGCCGGCGGCTACGCCGGTTGCGGGTCGCCGCGCTCACCATGGCGAACCGGGAGCTGCCGGAACGGATCACCGCGATCGCCAAAGGTCAGCCCTGCCCGGGCGACGGCGCGTCGACCCGGCTGACCGAGGGCGTCCGGCGTGGCCGCGACGAGGTGGCCCAGGTGGCCGAGGCGTTCGACACGGTGAACCGGGCCGCGCTGCGCCTCGCCGGTGAGCAGGCCGAGCTACGGCTGGACGTGACCCGGATGGCCGAGGCCCTGGCCCGGCGGATCCGTACGCTGATCACCCGCCAGCTACGCCTGCTCGACGAGTTCGAACACGAGGAGACCGACCCGCGGGCGCTGGCCCGGTTCTTCGCGCTGGACCATCTCGCCGCCCGCCTGCGCCGCAACGGGGAGAACCTGCTGGTCCTCGCCGGCGGCGAGCCGGGCCGGGGGCACGAGGGCGTTCTGCTCCTCGACGACGTGGTCCGGGCGGCGGCCGCCGAGATCGAGGACTATCCCCGGGTGGAGGTCGACGTGCCGACCGCGGCGATGCACGGCGCGGCGACCGGCAACCTGGTGCACCTCCTGGCCGAGCTGCTGGAAAACGCCGCCGTGAACTCGCCACCGCACACGTCGGTGCTGGTGGACGGACGCCGTACGGTCGACGGGGTCACGCTGCGGGTGCACGACCAGGGCATCGGGATCAGCGAGAGCCGACTCGCCACCATCAACGAGCGGCTCGCCGCGCCGGCCACGCTCTTCAGCGCCGCGTCCGGCAGCATGGGCCTGCACGTGGTGGCCCACCTGGCCGCCCGGCACGGGATCCGGGTGCGGCTGCACCGTACCCCCACCGGAACGGTCGCCCAGGTGGAGGTGCCCGAGACGGCGCTGACCCGGGTCGAGGCCGTCACCCGACACCCCGCCGCCGAGCGTCGCGCCCTGACCAGCCGTGGCACGCCCTGGTTCCGGTCGCGAGCCGCGTCGCCGGACCAGGCGGTCGCCGGCGCCTCGCCGGACCGGGCGATCGCCGATGCGGCAGCCGGGGGCGCGGTCGCCGGGTCGCCCGTCCCGGCCGCCCTGCTCCACGCTCCGGCCGGGATGCCCCCGGCGGGGGTCTACCGGGGCGTCGCCGCCGTACCGCCGCCCGGGATCGCCCTGCTGGCGCCCGACGCCACCCGGCTCCGACCGTCCGCCGCCCTGCCGACCACCGGCACCGGGCTGCCCCGCCGAACCCGGGGCGGCCACCTCCCCTTCACCCCACCCACCACCGCCCCGCCGCCCCGCCCCACAGAGGACCTGCTCGACCCCGAGGTGGTCCGGGCCCGCCTGTCCGCGCTCGCCGAGGGCGTGGCCACCGCGATGCGCCGCAACCCGCACCCCACACCCACCGGGAGAACCCAATGACCCCATCCGTGACCGCCGGACTCGACTGGCTGCTGGCGAACTTCGCCGAGCGGGTGCCGGACGTGTCGCACGCCCTCGCGGTGTCCGAGGACGGGCTGCGGCTGGCCGCCTCCCCCGACCTCGCGCCGGACCAGGTGGACCAGCTCTCCGCCGTGATCAGCGGGCTGGCGAGCCTGACCGTGGGCGCCGCCCGGCTGATGTCCGCCGGCCGGGTACGCCAGCAGATCGTCGACATGGACGGCGGGGTGATGCTGGTGATGGCCGTCGGCGAGCGTGCCCTGCTCGGGGTGCTCGCCGCGCCCGGCTGTGACCTGGGCCAGATCGGCTTCGAGACGGCGACGCTGGTCCAGCGGGTGGCCGAGGCCCTGGAACCGGCGGTCCGGGCGTGACCGGTCGCCCGCTGCGGCTGGTGGCCACGCTGCTGCTGGCCGTCCTGGTGGCGGGCTGCGGCAAGGCGGACACCGGGCCGCAGCCGTGGCACGGCGGGCGCATCTTCCTGGCCACCGGCAACACCACCGGCGTCTACTACCAGCTCGGCGGCGGTTACGCCGACGTGATCAGCCGGCACCTGCCCGGCTACGAGGCGCGGGCCGAACCGACGGGCGCCTCGGTGGAGAACGTCAACCGGCTGGGCAGCGGCGACATGGAGATCGCCTTCAGCCTGGCCGACACCGCGGCGGACGCGGTCACCGGGCGCGGCGCGTTCGACGGGCAGCCGCAGCCGGTCCGCGCGCTGGCCCGGGTCTACCGCAACTACACGCACCTGATCGTCCGGGCCGACGCGCGGATCGACACCTTCGCCGACCTGCGCGGCAAGCGGATCTCCACCGGGTCGCCGAAGTCCGGCACGGACATCATCGCCGGGCGGCTGCTCACCGCCGCCGGGATCGACCCGGACCGGGACATCCAGCGGGTCAACCTGTCGTTGCCGGAGACGGTGCAGCAGATGCGGGCGGGCAGCCTGGACGCGATGTTCTTCTCCGGCGGCCTGCCGACCCCGGGCGTCAAGGACCTGCTCGCCAGCGCGCCGGGGGCGTTCCGGCTGCTTCCCCTCGCCGACCTGATCGAGCCGCTCACCGCCCGGTACGGCTCGGTCTACACCACCGCCAACCTGCCGAAGGAGGTCTACGGCACCCCGACGGCCACCCCGACCATCACGGTGTCGAACGTGATCCTGGTCCGGGAGGACATGCCCGACCAACTCGCGTACGACCTGACCCGGGTGCTGTTCACCTACCAGGGCGAGCTGATCCCGGTGCACCCCGAGGCGGCCAACTTCACCCGGGAGAGCGCGTCGGGCACGGACCCGATCCCGCTGCACCCGGGCGCGGCGCGGTATTACCGGAACGGCTGACGGTCAGAGGTCCGCCGGGGCGGTGGCGGCCCGGGCCGCGGCGACCAGCCGTCCGGTCTCGGCGGCCACCGCCTCGTCGTCGACGGGTGTGCCCGGGTCGTAGCGGACCGTCCAGGTCAGACCGTCCGCCCCGGCCACCCGGCGGGCGGCGATCCGGCCGGCCCCGCCGGGCAGCGGGTGGTGCGCGGTGTGCGCGACCGAGCGGGTGACCCGGGTCCGCACCTGGTGCGGCAGGTCACCCGGGTCGAGCACCAGGTACGTCTCGGCCGGGCAGTCGGCCACGACCAGGTAGCCGTCCCGCTCGGCGACCCGCTCGGCCGGGGTGACGGTGAGTTCCCGGCCGGACCAGACCGCCTTGAGGATGTCGTGCCAGCCGATCCGGTGCCCCCGGCCGGGCAGCCAGAGCCCGAGGTTGCTGGCGACCAGCACGCCGTCACCCTCGCCGTTGCCGGCGGCGGCCCAGGCGAGCACCCGTTCCTCGGCCGCCAAGGGCGGGCGGGCGGCGGGCGGCAGCTTCGGCCTGCGGTTGAAGAGTCCCATCACAACCCTCCGGCGGCCTGCTCGCGCAGCGCCCGCGCGTGCTGCTCCAGCGAGAGCAGTTCCCCGAAGAGGGCGAAGTACTCGTCCTTGTTGCTCACCGGGTTGATCCGCTGGATCTTCGACTTGAGGTCCCTGATCCGGCCGGTCACCGAGCCCCACTGGAGCTGGGCCAGGGTGACCGAGACGTAGCGGGGGTCGGGCTCGCCGTCGATGCGCAGCGGCTCGACGGCCAACTCCCCGACGAGCGCCTGGCCGGCCAGGTCGTCGCAGGCGTCCCGGACCTGCTCGATCCAGACCGCGCCGCCGGCGGCCGTCGCCACCCCACCGGCCGCCTCGATCGCCGCCCGGACCGCCGCGTGCACGGGGTGTCGGTAAGCGCCGGCCTCGACTGCGTCGAACATCGGGCCGGCCAGCACCGGCTCCTGGACGGCGAGCTTGAGCGCCTCCCGTTCGACCAGCGACTGCGGGCTGTCCACGGTCGGCACGGCCGACCCGCCACGCGCCGGGGCGGGCGCACCGCCGACCGGCGGCCCGGACGCGGCGGCCAGCACGGCACGCTGCACCGGCTCGATCTCCATGCCGAGGTCGCCGGCCAGCTTGCGGACGTACTCGGGGCGCTTCTCCCGGTCTTTGATCTTGGCAACGAGCGGCGCGGCCCGGCGCATCGCCTCCACCCGGCCGTCGACGGTGTCCAGGTCGTACCGGTTGATCGCGTGGCGGAGCGCGAAGTCGACCAGCGGTTCGCGGCGGGCGACCAGGTCGCGGACCGCGAGGTCGCCCTTGGCCAG encodes:
- a CDS encoding sensor histidine kinase — encoded protein: MPLPEPARVRRHSRSADRTGQLWSVRTQLLAPILVATIGLVVLGATQTNAALAASADADRARVLAGTATATVRLVHELERELGETSALRQRGGAAGRPLVDAQRRRVDAAVERYRSASDEARRAAPNLAPVLDDADGYLGQLDPTRQLALNGDSGDPAYGHLVESLLAVADALPAQLHDTDLANGAREVAAVAAQEHLASVERGLLREVFVRGALAPGELARLGQLRGAGEQRQAEFLRIATGPANTAWYRLIDGSDVATARRMRNDVLETDGGPEALKTDGDAWYVAQSGTIRRYNLLGRELSEDLDRDAAALARTARQRALLTGGATSTVALASLVTAVLLAVRTSRRLRRLRVAALTMANRELPERITAIAKGQPCPGDGASTRLTEGVRRGRDEVAQVAEAFDTVNRAALRLAGEQAELRLDVTRMAEALARRIRTLITRQLRLLDEFEHEETDPRALARFFALDHLAARLRRNGENLLVLAGGEPGRGHEGVLLLDDVVRAAAAEIEDYPRVEVDVPTAAMHGAATGNLVHLLAELLENAAVNSPPHTSVLVDGRRTVDGVTLRVHDQGIGISESRLATINERLAAPATLFSAASGSMGLHVVAHLAARHGIRVRLHRTPTGTVAQVEVPETALTRVEAVTRHPAAERRALTSRGTPWFRSRAASPDQAVAGASPDRAIADAAAGGAVAGSPVPAALLHAPAGMPPAGVYRGVAAVPPPGIALLAPDATRLRPSAALPTTGTGLPRRTRGGHLPFTPPTTAPPPRPTEDLLDPEVVRARLSALAEGVATAMRRNPHPTPTGRTQ
- a CDS encoding roadblock/LC7 domain-containing protein, whose product is MTPSVTAGLDWLLANFAERVPDVSHALAVSEDGLRLAASPDLAPDQVDQLSAVISGLASLTVGAARLMSAGRVRQQIVDMDGGVMLVMAVGERALLGVLAAPGCDLGQIGFETATLVQRVAEALEPAVRA
- a CDS encoding TAXI family TRAP transporter solute-binding subunit, whose translation is MTGRPLRLVATLLLAVLVAGCGKADTGPQPWHGGRIFLATGNTTGVYYQLGGGYADVISRHLPGYEARAEPTGASVENVNRLGSGDMEIAFSLADTAADAVTGRGAFDGQPQPVRALARVYRNYTHLIVRADARIDTFADLRGKRISTGSPKSGTDIIAGRLLTAAGIDPDRDIQRVNLSLPETVQQMRAGSLDAMFFSGGLPTPGVKDLLASAPGAFRLLPLADLIEPLTARYGSVYTTANLPKEVYGTPTATPTITVSNVILVREDMPDQLAYDLTRVLFTYQGELIPVHPEAANFTRESASGTDPIPLHPGAARYYRNG